One window of the Mycobacterium haemophilum DSM 44634 genome contains the following:
- the pknB gene encoding Stk1 family PASTA domain-containing Ser/Thr kinase, with amino-acid sequence MTTPPHLSDRYELGDILGFGGMSEVHLARDVRLHRDVAVKVLRADLARDPSFYLRFRREAQNAAALNHPSIVAVYDTGEAETPAGPLPYIVMEYVDGATLRDIVHADGPMPPQRAIEIIADACQALNFSHQNGIIHRDVKPANIMISATNAVKVMDFGIARAIADSTSVTQTAAVIGTAQYLSPEQARGDSVDARSDVYSLGCVLYEILTGEPPFTGDSPVSVAYQHVREDPIPPSQRHEGISADLDAVVLKALAKNPENRYQTAAEMRADLIRVHSGQPPEAPKVLTDAERSSLLSSGPGNFGGPRTDALSRQPLDETERGGSVGRWVAVVAVLAILTIAVVVAFNTFGGNTRDIQVPDVRGQVSADAIAALQNRGFKTRTLQKPDSTIPPDHVISTDPGANASVGAGDEITINVSTGPEQREVPDVSSLNYADAVKKLTAAGFKSFKQANSPSTPELLGKVIGTNPPANQTSAITNVITIIVGAGPETKQIPDVAGQTVEVAQKNLNVYGFTKFSQASVDSPRPAGEVIGTNPPKGAAVPVDSVIELQVSKGNQFVMPDLSGMFWADAEPRLRALGWTGVLDKGPDVDAGGSQHNRVAYQNPPAGAGVNRDGIITLKFGQ; translated from the coding sequence ATGACCACCCCACCACACTTGTCTGACCGTTACGAACTGGGCGACATCCTCGGTTTTGGGGGTATGTCGGAAGTTCACCTGGCCCGCGACGTCCGCTTGCACCGCGACGTCGCGGTCAAGGTGCTGCGTGCCGATCTGGCCCGCGATCCCAGCTTCTACCTACGCTTCCGACGCGAAGCGCAAAACGCCGCGGCGCTAAACCACCCATCCATCGTGGCGGTCTACGACACCGGCGAGGCAGAAACGCCCGCCGGTCCGCTGCCCTACATCGTCATGGAGTACGTCGACGGCGCGACGCTACGCGATATCGTGCACGCCGATGGCCCAATGCCACCCCAACGGGCCATCGAGATCATCGCCGACGCCTGCCAAGCGCTGAACTTCAGCCATCAGAACGGCATCATTCATCGCGACGTCAAACCGGCCAACATCATGATCAGCGCCACCAACGCGGTAAAGGTGATGGACTTTGGTATCGCACGCGCGATTGCCGACAGCACCAGCGTCACCCAGACCGCAGCCGTGATCGGGACCGCCCAATATCTATCTCCCGAACAGGCCCGCGGCGATTCCGTCGACGCTCGGTCAGATGTCTATTCGTTGGGTTGTGTGCTTTACGAAATCCTCACTGGTGAACCGCCTTTCACCGGTGATTCGCCGGTCTCGGTGGCCTACCAGCATGTCCGCGAGGACCCGATTCCACCGTCGCAGCGGCATGAGGGCATCTCCGCCGACCTCGACGCCGTCGTTCTCAAAGCACTGGCCAAGAACCCGGAAAACCGCTATCAGACCGCGGCGGAGATGCGCGCCGACTTGATCCGGGTGCACAGCGGTCAACCACCCGAGGCGCCCAAGGTACTCACCGACGCCGAACGGAGCTCCCTGCTGTCATCCGGGCCTGGAAACTTCGGTGGTCCGCGCACCGATGCGCTATCTCGCCAGCCTCTAGATGAGACCGAGCGCGGTGGTTCGGTTGGACGCTGGGTTGCCGTGGTCGCCGTGCTGGCGATCCTGACGATCGCCGTCGTCGTCGCCTTCAATACATTCGGCGGCAATACCCGCGACATCCAGGTGCCCGACGTGCGCGGCCAAGTGTCCGCCGATGCCATCGCCGCACTGCAAAACCGGGGCTTCAAAACTCGCACCCTGCAGAAACCGGACTCGACGATCCCGCCCGACCACGTCATCAGTACCGACCCCGGGGCTAACGCCTCGGTGGGTGCGGGCGACGAGATCACGATTAACGTCTCCACCGGACCCGAGCAACGCGAAGTGCCAGACGTCTCCTCGCTCAACTACGCCGACGCGGTTAAGAAGCTGACTGCCGCCGGATTCAAAAGCTTTAAACAGGCGAACTCACCGTCGACGCCGGAATTGTTAGGCAAGGTTATCGGGACGAACCCGCCCGCCAACCAGACCTCGGCGATCACCAACGTCATCACCATCATCGTCGGCGCCGGGCCGGAGACCAAGCAGATCCCTGACGTCGCGGGCCAGACCGTCGAGGTCGCGCAGAAGAATCTCAACGTCTACGGCTTCACCAAGTTCAGCCAAGCGTCGGTGGATAGCCCCCGTCCAGCCGGTGAGGTGATTGGTACCAATCCGCCCAAGGGCGCGGCGGTACCGGTGGACTCGGTCATCGAACTGCAGGTGTCCAAGGGCAACCAATTCGTGATGCCCGACCTGTCCGGCATGTTCTGGGCCGACGCCGAGCCGCGGTTACGCGCACTGGGCTGGACCGGGGTGCTGGACAAGGGTCCCGATGTGGATGCTGGTGGTTCCCAGCACAACCGGGTGGCGTATCAGAACCCGCCGGCCGGTGCCGGGGTCAACCGGGACGGGATCATCACGCTGAAGTTCGGGCAGTAA
- a CDS encoding serine/threonine-protein kinase, translating into MSPRVGVTLSGRYRLQRLIATGGMGQVWEAVDSRLGRRVAVKVLKGEFSSDPEFIERFRAEARTTAMLNHPGIASVHDYGESQMDGEGRTAYLVMELVNGEPLNSVLKRTGRLSLRHALDMLEQTGRALQIAHAAGLVHRDVKPGNILITPTGQVKITDFGIAKAVDAAPVTQTGMVMGTAQYIAPEQALGHDATPASDVYSLGVVGYEVVSGKRPFTGDGALTVAMKHIKEPPPPLPADLPPNVRELIEITLVKNPGMRYRSGGSFADAVAAVRAGRRPPRPSQAPPAGRASPAAIPSGTQARTVAGGAKTAAPRRSRPARLSTGGVRPLPARRTFSSGQRALLWAAGALGALAIIIAVLIVINSRAENEQQQPPAPTVTDTGTPPATKTPSGSPAAYREYHVNWTDHRGIGNSGLPSRPPELSWLVPLTSRPSPARHETPQ; encoded by the coding sequence ATGAGTCCGCGAGTTGGTGTGACGCTGTCTGGGAGATACCGCCTGCAACGGCTCATCGCCACCGGTGGCATGGGCCAAGTCTGGGAGGCGGTGGACAGCCGGCTGGGCCGGCGGGTTGCGGTCAAGGTGCTCAAGGGGGAGTTCTCCTCGGACCCGGAGTTCATCGAGCGGTTCCGCGCTGAGGCACGAACCACCGCAATGCTCAACCACCCCGGAATCGCCAGCGTCCATGACTACGGCGAAAGCCAGATGGACGGGGAGGGCCGCACCGCCTACTTGGTGATGGAGCTGGTCAACGGCGAGCCGCTGAATTCGGTACTTAAACGCACCGGCCGGCTGTCGTTGCGGCATGCGCTGGACATGCTGGAGCAGACTGGTCGTGCCCTGCAAATTGCTCATGCCGCCGGTCTGGTCCACCGCGACGTCAAACCGGGCAACATCTTGATCACCCCCACCGGCCAGGTGAAAATCACCGATTTCGGTATCGCCAAAGCAGTCGACGCCGCGCCGGTGACCCAGACCGGCATGGTGATGGGCACCGCGCAATACATCGCCCCCGAACAGGCCTTAGGTCATGACGCAACTCCGGCCAGCGATGTCTACTCGTTGGGAGTTGTTGGGTACGAAGTGGTTTCGGGTAAGCGGCCGTTCACCGGCGACGGCGCCCTGACGGTAGCGATGAAGCACATCAAGGAACCCCCGCCGCCGCTGCCCGCTGACCTACCGCCCAATGTGCGAGAACTCATCGAGATCACGCTGGTCAAAAACCCCGGCATGCGCTACCGCAGTGGGGGATCGTTCGCCGACGCCGTCGCCGCGGTACGAGCCGGCCGCCGGCCCCCGCGGCCCAGCCAAGCACCACCTGCCGGTCGGGCCTCCCCGGCGGCCATCCCGTCGGGCACCCAGGCCAGGACCGTTGCCGGCGGCGCCAAGACTGCGGCGCCTCGCCGATCCCGGCCGGCCCGGCTATCTACGGGCGGTGTCCGCCCATTGCCGGCTCGGCGCACGTTCTCGTCTGGCCAGCGCGCGTTGCTCTGGGCCGCCGGGGCGCTCGGAGCGCTGGCGATTATCATCGCGGTGCTGATCGTGATCAACTCCCGCGCTGAAAACGAACAGCAGCAACCACCCGCTCCGACCGTTACCGACACCGGGACGCCACCAGCCACCAAAACCCCGAGCGGTTCTCCGGCTGCTTATCGCGAATACCACGTCAACTGGACGGATCACAGAGGAATAGGTAATTCTGGACTTCCAAGCAGGCCGCCCGAGCTCAGCTGGCTGGTGCCACTGACATCCCGCCCGTCGCCGGCCAGACATGAGACGCCACAATGA
- the pbpA gene encoding D,D-transpeptidase PbpA has translation MNASLRRISVTVMALIVLLLLNATVTQVFAADGLRADPRNQRVLLDEYSRQRGQITASGQLLAYSVATDNRFRFLRVYPNPAVYAPITGFYSLRYSSTGLERAEDALLNGSDERLFGRRLADFFTGRDPRGGNVDTTINPRVQQAGWDAMQQGCGGPPCKGAVVALEPSTGRILAMVSSPSYDPNLLASHNPEEQAQAWQRLRDDPNSPLVNRAISETYPPGSTFKVITTAAALQAGATVSEQLTAAPTIPLPDSTATLENYGGAACGPDPTVSLSQAFAMSCNTAFVQLGLLTGADALRSVAHSFGLDSTPNVIPLQVAESTVGVIPDAAALGMSSIGQKDVALTPLQNAQVAATIANAGVTMQPYLIDSLKGPDLANIRTTAPYQQRRAVSPQVAAKLTELMVGAEKVAQQKGAIPGVQIASKTGTAEHGTDPRHTPPHAWYIAFAPAQAPKVAVAVLVENGGADLGAPPAGGGLSATGGALAAPIGRAVIEAALQGGP, from the coding sequence ATGAACGCCTCTCTCCGCCGAATCTCGGTGACCGTGATGGCGTTGATCGTGCTCCTGCTGCTCAACGCCACGGTCACACAGGTGTTCGCCGCCGACGGGCTGCGTGCCGACCCCCGCAACCAGCGGGTCCTACTCGACGAGTATTCACGTCAGCGTGGCCAGATCACCGCAAGCGGCCAGCTACTGGCCTATTCGGTGGCGACCGACAACCGCTTCCGTTTCCTGCGGGTGTATCCCAACCCTGCGGTGTACGCACCGATTACCGGCTTCTATTCGCTGCGCTACTCCAGCACAGGCCTTGAGCGAGCCGAGGACGCACTGTTGAATGGATCCGACGAGCGGCTGTTCGGGCGCCGGTTGGCCGACTTCTTCACCGGTCGCGATCCACGCGGCGGCAATGTCGATACCACGATCAACCCACGTGTCCAGCAGGCTGGATGGGATGCAATGCAGCAGGGTTGCGGGGGACCGCCATGTAAGGGAGCTGTGGTCGCCCTCGAACCGTCCACCGGCAGGATTCTGGCGATGGTCTCGTCACCGTCGTATGACCCCAACCTGCTGGCGTCCCACAATCCCGAGGAACAAGCACAGGCCTGGCAGCGCCTGCGCGACGACCCTAACTCGCCCCTGGTCAACCGCGCCATCTCCGAGACCTATCCGCCTGGTTCCACATTCAAGGTGATCACCACCGCGGCGGCGCTGCAGGCCGGCGCCACCGTGAGCGAGCAGTTGACCGCGGCGCCCACAATTCCGCTACCCGACAGCACGGCTACTTTGGAGAACTACGGCGGCGCTGCTTGTGGCCCTGATCCGACGGTGTCGCTGAGCCAGGCATTCGCCATGTCGTGTAACACCGCGTTCGTCCAGCTGGGCCTGCTCACCGGCGCCGACGCGCTGCGGAGCGTGGCGCATTCCTTCGGCCTGGACAGCACCCCCAACGTCATTCCGCTGCAGGTCGCCGAATCGACCGTCGGGGTAATCCCGGACGCCGCCGCGCTGGGGATGTCGAGCATCGGCCAAAAGGATGTCGCGCTGACGCCGCTGCAGAACGCTCAAGTCGCCGCGACCATCGCCAATGCCGGGGTGACGATGCAGCCCTACCTGATCGATAGCCTCAAAGGGCCGGACTTGGCCAACATCCGTACCACTGCCCCATATCAGCAGCGCCGCGCAGTGTCACCGCAGGTCGCCGCTAAGCTAACAGAGCTGATGGTCGGCGCCGAGAAGGTCGCACAACAGAAAGGGGCCATTCCCGGCGTGCAGATTGCTTCCAAGACTGGTACCGCAGAGCATGGCACCGACCCGCGTCACACGCCGCCGCACGCGTGGTATATCGCCTTCGCTCCCGCGCAGGCTCCGAAGGTCGCCGTAGCGGTGCTGGTAGAGAATGGAGGGGCCGACCTGGGGGCACCACCCGCTGGCGGGGGACTGTCCGCGACGGGGGGTGCGCTGGCCGCACCGATCGGACGAGCCGTGATCGAGGCCGCACTGCAGGGGGGGCCATGA
- a CDS encoding FtsW/RodA/SpoVE family cell cycle protein, which produces MTTQLQPAITVTPPLPTRRNAELLLLGFAAVITVAALAIVEANQERGVRWDLAGYGLIFWSLFASAHLAVRRFAPYTDPLLLPIVALLNGLGLVMIHRLDLVDNDVTGQRHPSATQQMLWTLVGVAAFALVVTVLKDHRQLARYGYISGLTGLVFLAIPALLPAQLSEENGAKIWIRFPGFSIQPAEFSKILLLIFFAAVLVAKRSLFTSVGKHLMGMTLPRPRDLAPLLAAWVISVGVMVFEKDLGTSLLLYASFLVVVYLATQRLSWVVLGLVLFTTGSVVAYFIFEHVRVRVQVWWDPFTNPDGSGYQIVQSLFSFATGGIFGTGLGNGQPDTVPAASTDFIIAAFGEELGLVGLAALLMLYTIVIVRGLRTAIATRDSFGKLLAAGLASTLAIQLFIVVGGVTTLIPLTGLTTPWMSYGGSSLLANYVLLAILARISHSARRPLRSRPRNMSSIAAASTEVIEKV; this is translated from the coding sequence ATGACAACGCAACTCCAACCGGCGATCACGGTGACGCCTCCGTTGCCCACGCGGCGCAACGCTGAGCTGCTGCTGCTCGGCTTCGCCGCCGTGATCACCGTCGCCGCGTTGGCCATCGTGGAAGCCAACCAGGAGAGAGGCGTTCGTTGGGACCTCGCCGGCTACGGGCTGATCTTCTGGTCATTGTTCGCATCCGCGCATCTAGCCGTAAGGCGTTTCGCTCCCTACACCGACCCGCTACTACTGCCAATAGTGGCCTTGCTCAACGGACTTGGCCTGGTGATGATCCACCGACTCGATCTTGTCGACAACGACGTCACCGGACAACGTCACCCCAGCGCGACCCAACAGATGCTGTGGACCCTGGTCGGGGTAGCCGCGTTCGCGCTGGTGGTGACCGTGTTAAAAGACCATCGCCAGCTCGCACGCTACGGCTACATATCTGGATTGACGGGTTTGGTTTTCTTGGCGATTCCCGCACTGCTGCCGGCACAGCTGTCCGAGGAGAACGGTGCCAAGATCTGGATCCGCTTTCCGGGTTTTTCGATTCAGCCCGCCGAATTTTCGAAGATTCTGTTGCTGATCTTCTTCGCAGCGGTGCTGGTCGCCAAACGTAGCCTGTTCACCAGCGTCGGCAAGCATTTAATGGGTATGACCCTGCCCCGCCCACGAGATCTCGCGCCGTTGTTGGCGGCCTGGGTGATCTCAGTGGGTGTGATGGTCTTCGAAAAGGACCTCGGCACTTCGCTGCTGCTCTACGCATCGTTTCTGGTGGTGGTTTACCTCGCCACTCAACGTCTCAGTTGGGTCGTCCTTGGCCTGGTGTTGTTCACTACGGGAAGCGTTGTGGCGTACTTCATTTTCGAACACGTCCGGGTTCGCGTGCAGGTGTGGTGGGATCCCTTCACCAATCCCGATGGCAGCGGCTATCAGATCGTGCAGTCGCTTTTTAGCTTCGCTACTGGCGGTATCTTCGGCACCGGCTTGGGCAACGGTCAACCTGACACCGTGCCTGCGGCCTCAACTGATTTCATTATCGCCGCGTTCGGCGAAGAGCTTGGATTAGTGGGCTTGGCTGCCCTTCTCATGCTCTACACGATTGTCATCGTCCGCGGCCTGCGCACGGCGATCGCCACACGCGACAGCTTCGGCAAACTGTTGGCCGCGGGCCTGGCATCGACGCTGGCCATCCAACTGTTCATTGTCGTGGGCGGCGTGACCACGCTCATTCCACTGACCGGTTTGACCACACCGTGGATGTCCTACGGCGGATCGTCACTGCTGGCGAACTACGTGCTGCTGGCCATCTTGGCACGCATCTCGCATAGCGCCCGACGGCCGTTACGCAGCCGCCCACGCAACATGTCCTCGATCGCGGCGGCGAGTACCGAGGTGATCGAAAAGGTATGA
- a CDS encoding PP2C family protein-serine/threonine phosphatase: protein MTLVLRYAARSDRGLVRANNEDSVYAGARLLALADGMGGHAAGEVASQLVIAALAHLDDDEPGGDLLGKLEAAVRAGNSAIAAQVEMEPDLEGMGTTLTAILFAGNRLGLVHIGDSRGYLLRDGELTQITKDDTFVQTLVDEGRITAEEAHSHPQRSLIMRALTGHEVDPTLTMREARAGDRYLLCSDGLSDPVSDETILEALQIPDVAESAYRLIELALRGGGPDNVTVVVADVVDYEYGQTQPILAGAVSGEDDQQMTLPNTAAGRASAIGPRKEITKRVVPQIDTVHRPRWSQRQTAVAITLVVLLVFAGVAIGRWVIRNNYYVAEYSGKVSIVRGIQGSLLGMPLYEPYLVGCLNTRNELSLISYGQTGGHLNCQVMTLRDLRPSGQAQVQAGLPGGNLDQAESQLRKLLADSLLPTCPPPRATSPPGPPAMPTISGTPQPTSAASPTSTTPPTTTSSSGTAPTSTSPTSTGPTAPAGTSQTVTTLPPPPPQPGIDCRAVA, encoded by the coding sequence GTGACCTTGGTCCTCCGATATGCGGCCCGCAGCGATCGCGGCCTGGTACGCGCCAACAACGAAGACTCGGTTTACGCAGGCGCACGCCTACTCGCCCTCGCCGACGGCATGGGTGGTCACGCCGCCGGCGAGGTGGCATCCCAATTGGTGATCGCCGCACTGGCCCATCTCGACGACGATGAGCCCGGGGGCGACCTGCTGGGCAAGCTCGAGGCTGCGGTGCGCGCCGGCAACTCGGCCATCGCCGCGCAAGTCGAGATGGAACCCGACCTCGAGGGCATGGGGACCACGCTCACCGCAATCCTGTTCGCGGGCAACCGCCTCGGGCTGGTGCACATCGGTGACTCGCGCGGCTACCTACTGCGGGACGGCGAGCTGACCCAGATCACCAAGGACGACACCTTTGTCCAAACCTTGGTCGACGAAGGTCGGATCACCGCGGAGGAGGCGCACAGCCACCCACAGCGCTCATTGATCATGCGGGCGTTGACCGGCCACGAGGTCGATCCCACTCTCACCATGCGAGAAGCGCGCGCCGGTGATCGTTACCTGCTGTGCTCGGACGGATTATCCGATCCGGTGAGCGACGAGACCATCCTCGAGGCGCTACAGATCCCCGACGTCGCCGAGAGTGCCTACCGCCTCATCGAATTGGCGCTGCGCGGTGGCGGCCCTGACAATGTAACGGTCGTAGTCGCTGACGTCGTCGACTACGAATACGGCCAGACCCAACCAATTCTGGCCGGCGCAGTGTCGGGCGAAGATGACCAGCAGATGACCCTGCCCAATACCGCCGCCGGCCGCGCTTCAGCCATAGGTCCACGCAAAGAGATCACCAAACGTGTTGTGCCGCAAATCGATACAGTACATCGACCGCGCTGGTCGCAACGCCAGACAGCCGTCGCAATCACGCTGGTAGTGCTGCTCGTATTCGCCGGCGTGGCCATCGGGCGATGGGTCATCCGGAACAACTACTACGTCGCCGAATACAGCGGCAAGGTGTCCATCGTGCGGGGCATTCAAGGGTCGCTGCTCGGAATGCCCTTGTACGAGCCCTATTTGGTGGGCTGTCTGAACACCCGCAACGAGCTATCCCTGATTAGTTACGGCCAAACAGGGGGTCACCTCAATTGCCAGGTGATGACTCTGCGGGATCTGCGCCCCTCCGGACAGGCGCAGGTTCAGGCTGGACTGCCCGGAGGCAACCTAGATCAGGCCGAGTCGCAGCTACGAAAATTGTTGGCCGACTCCCTATTACCGACCTGTCCGCCACCTCGCGCGACATCCCCACCGGGACCCCCAGCCATGCCCACCATTAGCGGGACACCTCAGCCGACCAGCGCAGCATCGCCAACGTCCACCACACCACCCACGACCACCTCTTCCAGCGGCACCGCACCCACCAGCACAAGTCCCACAAGTACCGGGCCGACAGCGCCGGCGGGCACCTCGCAGACGGTGACCACCCTTCCACCACCCCCACCCCAGCCGGGCATCGACTGCCGGGCGGTGGCATGA
- a CDS encoding FHA domain-containing protein FhaB/FipA: protein MQGLVLQLTRAGFLMLLWVFIWSVLRILKTDIYAPTGAVMVRRGLALRGTLLPSRQRRHAARYLVVTEGSLTGARITLSGQPVLIGRADDSTLVLTDDYASTRHARLSQRGSEWYVEDLGSTNGTYLDRAKVTTAVRVPLGTPVRIGKTAIELRP from the coding sequence ATGCAGGGACTAGTACTGCAACTGACGCGTGCCGGATTTTTAATGTTGCTATGGGTATTCATCTGGTCCGTTCTGCGGATCTTGAAGACCGATATCTATGCGCCGACCGGTGCCGTCATGGTCCGGCGCGGCTTGGCGTTGCGCGGCACGCTGCTGCCCTCGCGTCAGCGCCGGCACGCTGCGCGCTACCTGGTGGTGACCGAAGGGTCGCTGACCGGCGCCCGCATTACCCTCAGCGGACAACCAGTGCTGATCGGTCGCGCCGATGACTCCACATTGGTGCTGACCGACGACTACGCGTCGACCCGGCACGCCCGGCTATCTCAGCGCGGTTCGGAATGGTATGTGGAGGATCTAGGATCGACCAACGGTACATACCTTGACAGGGCGAAGGTGACGACTGCGGTACGAGTTCCACTAGGAACGCCGGTTCGAATCGGCAAAACGGCAATCGAGTTGCGCCCGTGA
- a CDS encoding FhaA domain-containing protein yields MSSQRGLVQRIERKLESTVGDAFARMFGGSIVPQEVEALLRREAADGVRSLQGNRLLAPNEYIITLGVHDLEKVEADPGLTSSAFASDLADYIHEQGWQTYGDVVVRFEQSSNLHTGQLRARGAVNPDVEPRPTVNDPVRPQSNQAFSAEPGVPPMTDNSSYRGGQGQGRPGDDYYDDRFDQPQDDPRGADPQGGQDPRGGYPPEPGGYPPPRRPDQGGYQDQGGYQDQRGYQDQRGYQDQGGYPDQRGYQDQRGYQDQRGYQDQGGYPDQRGYQDQRGYQDQGGYQDQGGYQDQRSYPDQGQGGYPPSYEQRPVAPGGYGGQGHDQGYRPGGYGPPGGGQPGYGGYGDYGRGPARQDEAGYAPSGPPAPPEQRPAYPDQGGGYDQGYQQGGPGYGRQDYGQQDYTQYAESPPGGVYAPSGGGYAEPAGRDYDYGQLGGQPGAASDYGQPAGGGYGGYGQGGYGAPGSAVTLQLDDGSGRTYQLREGSNIVGRGQDAQFRLPDTGVSRRHLEIRWDGQVALLSDLNSTNGTTVNNAPVQEWQLADGDVIRLGHSEIIVRIH; encoded by the coding sequence ATGAGTAGCCAAAGAGGGCTCGTGCAGCGCATCGAGCGCAAGCTCGAGTCGACCGTAGGCGATGCGTTTGCCCGGATGTTCGGGGGATCGATCGTTCCGCAAGAGGTCGAAGCCCTGTTGCGCCGTGAAGCCGCCGACGGCGTCCGGTCACTGCAGGGAAATCGCCTTTTGGCGCCCAACGAATACATCATTACCCTCGGTGTTCACGACCTTGAGAAGGTGGAAGCCGACCCGGGCCTCACGTCGAGCGCTTTCGCTAGCGACTTGGCTGACTATATCCATGAACAGGGGTGGCAAACGTATGGTGATGTGGTCGTCCGGTTCGAGCAGTCATCGAATCTGCACACCGGGCAGCTCCGCGCCCGCGGTGCTGTCAACCCCGATGTCGAGCCCCGCCCGACGGTTAACGATCCCGTCCGGCCACAATCTAATCAGGCGTTCAGCGCAGAACCAGGAGTACCACCGATGACTGACAATTCGAGTTACCGCGGAGGTCAAGGGCAGGGGCGCCCAGGCGATGACTACTACGACGACCGCTTCGACCAGCCGCAAGACGATCCGCGCGGCGCGGACCCCCAAGGCGGGCAGGACCCCCGAGGCGGCTATCCGCCGGAACCGGGCGGATACCCGCCGCCGCGCCGTCCAGATCAGGGCGGCTACCAAGACCAAGGCGGCTACCAAGACCAACGCGGCTACCAAGACCAACGCGGCTACCAAGACCAAGGCGGCTACCCCGACCAACGCGGCTACCAAGACCAACGCGGCTACCAAGACCAACGTGGCTACCAAGACCAAGGCGGCTACCCCGACCAACGTGGCTACCAAGACCAACGTGGCTACCAAGACCAAGGCGGCTACCAAGACCAAGGCGGCTACCAAGATCAGCGCAGCTACCCCGACCAGGGGCAAGGTGGCTACCCACCGTCCTATGAACAACGTCCGGTAGCTCCTGGTGGTTACGGCGGCCAAGGTCACGACCAGGGCTATCGCCCGGGCGGCTACGGCCCTCCAGGCGGTGGCCAGCCGGGCTACGGCGGGTACGGGGATTATGGCCGCGGGCCAGCTCGCCAGGATGAGGCTGGCTATGCCCCCTCAGGTCCCCCCGCTCCGCCTGAACAACGTCCGGCTTACCCCGACCAGGGAGGCGGGTACGACCAGGGGTATCAGCAGGGCGGCCCCGGATACGGCAGGCAGGACTACGGACAACAGGACTACACCCAATACGCGGAAAGCCCGCCGGGCGGAGTGTATGCGCCTTCCGGCGGTGGGTACGCCGAGCCCGCCGGCCGCGACTACGACTATGGCCAGTTAGGAGGCCAGCCAGGAGCCGCTAGTGACTATGGCCAACCGGCGGGCGGCGGATATGGAGGCTACGGGCAAGGCGGCTACGGGGCACCAGGAAGCGCGGTCACCCTGCAGCTCGACGACGGCAGCGGCCGGACCTACCAGCTGCGTGAGGGCTCCAACATCGTGGGCCGCGGACAGGACGCCCAGTTCCGGTTGCCCGACACCGGTGTGTCACGCCGACACCTGGAAATCCGCTGGGATGGACAGGTCGCGCTCCTCTCCGACCTCAACTCCACGAACGGCACCACCGTCAACAATGCGCCGGTACAAGAGTGGCAGTTGGCCGATGGCGACGTGATCCGTTTAGGCCACTCCGAGATCATCGTTCGCATTCATTGA
- a CDS encoding nuclear transport factor 2 family protein: protein MNVDPVTFGMQWAAAWNARDVESVLQHFHEDVVFTSPVAAELLPETAGVLSGKPALRHYWTLALQRIPNLRFVVEGIYQGIDTIVIVYRNQDEKLVSEVLRFTGDLVIEGHGTYIVPVTA, encoded by the coding sequence GTGAACGTCGATCCGGTTACGTTTGGCATGCAGTGGGCAGCAGCGTGGAATGCCCGCGACGTGGAGTCGGTCCTTCAGCATTTTCATGAGGACGTGGTGTTCACGTCACCGGTAGCCGCCGAGCTTTTGCCGGAAACGGCCGGCGTCCTCTCTGGCAAGCCCGCATTGCGGCATTACTGGACCCTCGCGTTGCAGCGTATTCCCAACCTCCGGTTTGTCGTCGAGGGCATCTACCAGGGAATCGACACCATCGTGATCGTGTACCGCAACCAAGACGAGAAGCTGGTCAGCGAAGTCTTGCGGTTCACCGGCGACCTGGTCATCGAAGGCCACGGAACATACATCGTCCCGGTAACCGCATAA